GAGGATATTCATTAAGATCATTACACGACCTGCGCTCTTCCAAAAATCAACTCACTTAAGAATGTGCTTAACTGTGTGTGTCATTTAATATTGCTAAATATGATGACAATCGCTATACAAACACTAGCAGTCAATACTATTCATTTACCGATGAAAAATCCCGCCGGTAAACTGCATAAAAGGTACCCAAAGCGAGAGCTCTTAATTAAAGAGCATCATAATTACGAAGCTACAGAGCGCGAGCCTCATTTATAATCGTTagctttttcattattttcccaCCGAGTGTTCTTCtattttcccgaagcattgccAGATTTTATTTCCAAGTGGTAAGATTATCAGagtgttgaaatttttcgggggGTTTTCAAGGTAACGTGGCATTAGTGGTTGAAGATTTGTAAAAGGCGGTTTTCTACTTTTTGTTCCCCGAAAGAGCTTTAAAGTGAGCTTTTTCTGGGCACTTGAAAGGCGCTTCTATGAATGGTTCAGGTAGGATGATTTACTTTTTGAATGCTTTTGTTCCATGAAAATGAGGGAAATTGCTTTTCAAGCCTGAGACAAAGTCTCTTTGAGGTGCCAAGCTTACGAAGAAAATAACATATTTCCTTAAAGAATgctacgtgttttttttcttgtgccctctaaaaatatccaaattttgatcaaattaacATAACATGAAGTAGTCTTTGAAGTAAACTTTTTCTCgcaaaagttttctttattcaataaacGAGGATGAAATAGTTATATccaaatatgtttcttttgtggTTTCTGATCCCTCGTCGTCAACCCAAGGACAGTCTCCCGCGGTCTCAATATTCATGTGATTTCAATCCGGACTATGTCataaaatcgtattttaaaGACTCGTTGAAATCTAcggattagctgaaaataatgaaTCTATCCAAAAGTTACGGATAGTTCTTGTCCCTCCTTAACTCTAAATcgactaaaattttaaggatccaCAGGTTCAATgaattttacttaagaatccATAGTTCTGAGAAACATTAAAAACTACACTTTATCTAGTGACAACACCTAAAGCTTCTTGCATACATATTTAATCTCATTTATTCATGAATATTCTTTCATTAGGTTAATACGCTGCATGGGTTTTtaggtatttaaaaaatttggcgcTAAGACGGTGGAAAGACATAATACAGCTTCATGTTAACGTGCGAAACCTAAGTATATTTTTCAAGGACACCCTCAGAACTCATATTCAAAGCTGGCATATAAAGCTAAGATTGAAATGGAGATTAACTGACACAGAACAAAAGACAGGAAATACGGGTAAAAAGAGCAAAATAGGAATGAGAGACCCGTAAGTctacaattttcttttcttccaagACTGCAACGACCAAAAACTAAAATCCAATAAAGACATTAGCTCAATGACAGCTATTGTGTCAGAAAATAAACACAGATTGAGAAAACTGCACTTACACAGAGCTATTACTTAACATGCGTTCCAAATATAAGGTCGTCGGGGAAAAATAGGGCACGTAGAACAACGACGAGGAAGAGATCAGATTTTCCGCCTAACTTTCGAGGAGATctagtgttttttttaaaatttggatacAGCCGCTCGAACGGAAGTCGAGAGCGTGGACGTTTGCAGCGGTTCAAACGGTACGTATACAACATATTTATATACTTTATTCACTGTCATTCTTTATTAAGCAGACCAAAACTAAGAAAAAGTATACTAAATGCCTTGATATTTTAGCCATTACAGGCTCACCCTGAGCTACTTTTTACAAGACGGaacgaaattttgggggaaaaaaggatTCGCATGATAAATATAGTtcgttagttagttattttaatttacgacgatcagcaaccgGGCTGTCCACTGAATGTTACATGCATAATGCATATATCTTGTCCTCAAATGTTAATATACTCTTGTAAAATCAGTTGTTCAACATTAAGGATGTTTTTCGTGTTGAATGAtgcaaattttacataaaatcgATTTCCTGCAGGGTATATGTTTTTATcatctgattttatttttcgccTTCTATGCCTTCACCCTGATGACGTCATGTATCTCAAACCATCTGGCGGCTTTTTCCGTTTGAACACATGTGcttcagcagattagattattttgtcatatttcctcctaAAGTTGTTCAATTTATAAGCCAAGGTTGCCCTCGTGCTTAAGTCTGAAAGTTACACAATTTCggtacctgcaaattctccactctGCCCATGCTACTAAGCTGTGCTGCCaagccgaggaaaaacgccgtataatccctcaggcgttgccaaatttcctttgataaaatgcaagTTTGCCAGAAATgctgtggatattttttcttctatttttcacagaattctaTTCGAAATTCACtctacattatctgaaaattgcaaggaaaaacattcatgactaccctcaaaaattaatattttatcggaggaagtttggcaactctcgaatgttcatacggcgtttttccttagcacggcagtgtggaaAAACCTCTTTTGGTTTTGTTTTGCAGGAACCGAAGAAGATGGGTCCAACAATCCTCACACTTTTTCTCGGCTTGTTGCCTGCCCTCGTGGCATGCGATAACAACACGAACCCGGTCATCCAGGATCCTTTGGGCATCTCCGACGAACTGGAGATCGTCCACCTCTACTTCGGACAGTGGGTGAGCGGCATCGCGGTGTCCTCCTCAGGACGGATGTTCTCCTGCTACCCGGCCGGGTTCGACCAGGACAACACCAACCTCGGGAACAACAGCGTCGTCGCGGTCGTCGAGCTCACCGGCCTCGAGACGGACACCCCCTACCCCAATGAGGAGATGAACAGCCCCCCTGGTGGTGCCGTTGATACCAGCGGGATCTTCCCGGTCACTTTCGGTTACACCGAATACTTCCTCAGCGTCCAGACTGTCGTCATAGACAGCGAAGATACACTTTGGATTCTCGACACTGGGCGGTGcatgtaataataatttttgtcgTTAAATTgtcaatcaaaaaaaaattggctttcacaaattggacgtatttctgccaaccGGAACTATAGGAAAGATGACGTGTGTTCTAGAGAGGTGAATGagaaacaatgttaaagtgggcgtgattatTCCCTTTGGAGAGATAGAAAaccgggattttacattctgttaAATAAATGAAACTATGTGTCAACTGAGTGCGGcgctcatgagccatgggcatgagAAAAGAGCGTTttagacagggctcatgagttaaagaggaCCACGCGGAGCTGCGGAGGCAAATTCCTTCCCGCTGACGTCagtggcgctttataattcccattcattcgtACAGCCCTCCACTAaagagcacaccccttctttcccacctgtctcgcgtttcgtttggcagaaggAAGTCCAATTGGTTTTGCTGCCGATAATCATTCCCTCCCAGCAAAATATCGTTTCCAAATACCACATTGCATactaaacaaaatgaaaaactataTGCGAACCTAATGAACGGACCACTAGGCAGACATTCATTTGCAATTAAGAATTGTAAAATTTCTGGAtcatttgtaaaaaaacttgcgtacgtagggaaactaatggcacatacgttgttcccaAACTGAGCCTGATAGTATCGTTCCACATTGCAAAAAGTAGTTCAATTAAAGCACCACAACATaagtttccttcgaaaaattccTCTCAAAATGGGTTAAATACGTTGACTTAGTAAAACATTATTTGATCGAGGAGTAATTAGTGCTTATCAGTTCTCTTAAGAATCAGTGACATTGAATGTGCAATTACGTAAAATCAAAATCGATAAAAGTCAAAGTAGCCATATAAAGAAACCTTTATTCGACAAAAAACTAATGGTGGATCCTACAAAAATTTCCTTCCTATATGATTCTTACGAGCAGATTTGCACCTCCATTGAGACTTCAATTCGCCAATCTTTTTTGGTGCTAAAAAGTTAGTTACAGAGAAGACCAGCGGCCTAATCgtatttctctcaaaatttttcactgGCAAAAAGTTGAACGTAAATTCCGACTGCATGTCAGAAAAATGGACCGCTGGAAACACCTTGAAATGATCGTGCTATAGAGTGATAGGTCAACGTCAAGGCGtcagcatgcaactattcgtgctcaacgattgtccgtgttgcatagcaaaatattgaaggcgcactgtcTTCTTCCACGCTCTCTCTTAACCTAACtcgacgctgcgctgtgctaaATTGCCACAGACCAGGATACAAATATTCGCGCCTTACCATTGTCCACATTAAAATACTGAAGGCGCACTGCACTGGCTTCACTCACGCTTCCGTGTATGTGTGTGCGACATTACTCGAAGGAGTCGCTCTGCGCCCTGTCAAATTACCTTAGATTTCTCGATACCACTATTCATGTTCCACGCTTGTCCTGATTGCATATAAATagtattgaaggcgctttggcttCCTTTTCGTTCATGTacatgtattaatttttttttttattcttcgcGGTGCAATGGGTCAGTCGCGCTTTGGCTTCCTTCACGCTCATGTACGTGCgttaaattgtttttatttttcgcggtgcaatgggttagttgcgctggtcacagaatcgtgttttgatgcttgattcttgtaaatcaACTGAACTTCTCAAGATCTGTCTCGATGTCAACTTTTTACGTTCTATGGtaaccaagatatcgcgctttgaaaaattcggtttataacGTCTTCTTCCGCGGTAGCGactaccttgctttcatccgagtccCAGATGAATCCAGTGCAAATGCGTGTCTCATTGATTGATGAaggatggaagaaaccaagggtttcaccaccgcggtggatatcgtcacaaaccgaatttttcaaagcacgatatctGGGTTAATACTGaaagtagaaagttgctgtttggacggatcttatcatCTTTAGCTCATCTGCGAGAATcgagcaccaaaacacgattctgtgaccggcgcaactgactcattggcCAAATGTGAGTAGTGGAAACCTCGCACTCTGTTCCTTAAAGGAGCCTAAGGTCTTTTTGGCAGGATTTAAACCTATCTCTaacacacggagaaaagaaacctcgtgcgtgggacccgaagtttaggtcatatggatccctgaagttttcagattgagcatctgaacactttaggtctagctgtcgaggttcggatcacacatctgaaacttcagttctttcatctgaaacttcagttcttacatctgaacacttcagatgtgagagccgaagtttttcggatgtgaaaaccgaagtacttccgATGTAAGAACTgcagtttcagatgtgtgatccaaacctcagcagatggaccttaagtgttcggatgctcaatccgaaaacttcagagatccatatgaccttaactttgggtcccacgcacgaggtttttttctccgagtgCAGATATCCCGTTATGCTTCCATTTCCTCTTTCCCTCAGGTACGGCGGACTCTTGCTCGGGTCCTCTCCCGGCGGCACGAAGCTCATCTCCGTGGACCTGAACACCAACAGCACCATTCGCACCTACACTTTCCCGACCAACGTTGCGCTTCCGGTCTCGTTCTTCTCCGACGTGACCTTCGACCTCGTGAACCAGTTCGCGTACATCGCTGACCTCAGCCCGGAGCAGCAGAACGCTATCGTCGTGCTCAATCTCTTCGACGGAACCTCCTACCGAGTTCTCATGAATGATGTCTCGGTCATGATTGAACCCGGTTTCGTCCCTTTCATCTATGGCGCGCCCCTCTACCAGGTACTTTCTTACCAATTGTGTTATATTTCGAGACAAAATATTGGGGAGTATTGAACACGCATACAAAACAAGCGGGAAACCATTAATATATACACAGAGACGGCTTTTACAGAGCTCTTTGCCGCTCTGCGACTcccagccgccaaagtcccctatcctcccagattCCTTCAGAAAGTTGGCACTCCCCcatttcctctaaaaccccctgtcccCACCCTTTCACCAGACGTCCCCCAAAGCTTGGTGATAGCTTTAATACGTTCTCATTAGAGAGGCGCTCAGCTGTTTCCTATGTAGGCGCATTTTAAAGTTCCCCGAAGAAGATGAGCGCTGTTAAGATGGAGAATTCGCtcagcaaaatttcaattatcaattttgagaaaaatggaggATCTCTACCGTAACAGATTCCTGTGTCGggtgggcgtcgcagagcgtcGTAGCGCGCCGTATAAACGACTTTTACGTACATTATTTACGTCTGATTCTTTGTCTTCAGGTGCTATACAGCCCATCCGGGCAGATCTACGGTTATGGCAACATCAAGAACGGGGTCAGCGGGGTGACTCTGTCTCCGGACATGGAGACGCTCTACTACTCCGGGGGCGGGATACGGTTCCTGTACTGCGTGCCGACGCAGCTCCTGCGCAACAACAACACCCCCCCTTCGGAGATCGTGTCCGCGGTGCGAAATCTCGGCCAGCAGGGCGTCTCGGGCGTCATCACGGCCGACTCGCAGGGCAACGTCTACCAGGGCAACTCCGTGAACGACGGCATCGAGGTCTACAACGTCACGACCGGCTACACGAGGAACTTCGTCCACGACCCCAGGATCAACTTCATCAGCAGGCTCATCATAGCGGCTGATGGCTACTTGTACTTCACCGTCACTCAGTTTCACTTGCTTCCGTCCATCTATCAAGGGTTTGGAGAGCTGGGCAAGGATCGCCGCCAGAAACCTTACGTTGCGTTTAGAATCAGGTTGCCTGATGGAGCGACGTTGCGCGGAACGTGATGAGTGACGTATCAGCTCTTGTTTTCCAAAGAGATACCGGAATCctacgctgaatttggcaggtGAATATGGAAGTCAGCAGTCATCGGTCAACGACTGAAAcctcgcaaattcgagttaatTTCATCCATATTTGTATCAAATATATTAATCCGACATTATCCAATGGTGGCTGAGtctcgttgctgaattttgctcGACGCGCGCAAAATTCAGCCAGCGGGCCGATGATTTtgacattcaagccacattcaactcccacattcagcgtagGATTCTGGCTAGAGGAAGAAAGTGGTGGTTGCATTTCGGACAACCTGGATTTCGtcgatgacgtaggtgggttcagataatttttgtatcgattttctcgaaaatggtGGAATTGGTGTGAAAAACTTCATAATtcaaaaagtgtgaaaaattctaatttgtATTGAAGTATGCCAAAGAACGGACGTTGCGATTCATTTTCAATACTTTTGATTTCGGATCTTCAGGAATATTGACGCTGTATTGTGCCCACTTACATCACTTTGTAAACAAATCTGAACTTGCCGCCACCCACTTTTTTCTCCATTCTTGTAGTCTATGCTAAGGATGAATGCTGTATGAGTATTTGATCTTTGCTGAATCTCCTCGGATAAAGGCTTCGTTTTTTAGAGAAGGAATGCATACTTTACCTTGCGCAACTCTGAAAGATACTTGAGTTTAAAGTGCTAATGAAGCTCTAAAAAATTATAGGGAGAGTGTTCCTTCCCAAGTATCTCAGAAAATTCCCTCTTTCTCGAAGCGGCAATGTCTGGagattcatttgaaattttcccatATCATGGCAATGTTGTCTGAATGTTTGCTAGAATAGCGCTACTTCCTCATAGAAATTTAggagttatttattttttgtaaattaatttattataaATTATGACTTTTATGAAGAAATATAAGGTTTACACAAAAATTATCAAGTTTGAAGACATCGCTGCCTGCAAGGTAAGATTTGCAGACGAGGTAAAGTATGACTCATGTCATAGGAAATTATTTGTACTCGAAAATGTTGTTTGGCCTACCTCAAACATTGAAGGCAGAATTGTCTTTAACTTCCACACCAAAAATAGTAATAATTATAATTAACGGTACTTTAAGTTACTTCTTGAAGAGAAGTTTTGCACAGCGCTAAGGTTTTTGAAAGATAGGATTATCAAGGACAAGCATTGTTTTACCTATTATAGCTAAACACAACAAACTAGGAATGCTCCTGGAAACAAGGATTGACTAAAAAAAATAGCATTACGCTCAaaactgagaaaagaaaaactaccGATACAGATTCCATCATAAATTACGTGAAAGAAAGAAGTTACCCGGCGGTCGATGTTTACATGTACTTTAAATGAGTTTCGCTAATAATTTTGCAAGAGCGAACTGATACACTGTTGGGAAGTGCGTCTCGAAAGTTAATTACCTTGCGGCAACAATTAACAACTAGACGAGTGAATGACTCCTGAAAAATGCGAGTGCTTTCGAATGCACTTGTCGACTGTTTGACTCCTGAGTGAGTGCTTTCAATCGCCCTTCCTGTGTGAATGACTCCTGTCAGGAGTGGCTCCTTTTGAGAAACCACTCCGGCTCTGAGCACTCTGGATCAGGCCAACTCCAAAATAGCCCCGCTACCTACTCCATTAGACACTTGTTTTCTCAACATAATAACCACCTTCTTGAGGATAGTCGCGCGCAGTGCCCCCGTGTTAAGTCACTATGTCAACTGGATGTTGAGAGAGGGGGAATAATTTGCTTACATTGgcaaaacttggaaaaatctTCAGAAAAGCGCGGATATTAAGGTGAATCTATAGCGGAAGTGAACGAACATCAAGGTTCGAGGTATATCGATGGGTTTTACCTAGATACTGGTTTCATGACATGTTTTTGACACAATAGGAATCTATTACGCGTACGAGCGTATTTTAGATGGTTATTCCGTACGAATCTCCTACAACTGTAATACTATTATAGAACTGTATACGGACGCAAAAACTTATCCGTGCTCAAAATTGACCTATCGATTACAATAATTCGGTAGTACATTTAAAATACTTCAGATGATTTTAACTTCATTCCAGGGgttttgaaatatattttaggAAGAAACTATGGTTTTGTGGAGTCTCTAGATGCAGTGGATCTGTTTTTTTGgcaagaatttaaaataaaactagTTTTTCAGGATAATTTGTCAAGTTCTAGTGTAGATTCACCATAACCAAAGTGGTGGACGAATTTTGCCACCCTAATGATGCCATCAGCCTCAAGCAGCATACATTCAATtcagttttatttcatttactcCAGGATTTTTGCTCTCATGGAAATATTGACTCTTTTCTGGAGTCTGTCACGTAAAATCgttaattttgtaaattattaTTGTTGGAGAGTTAACTCAACACCATCATTTTAAAGTCCGCATTGGAAAAGAGGGAAACCCCGTCAAAGCCAGGAGGTAATTTGACCATTTAAAAATCGGACCTCAGGGTTCAAGGTATAAGTCGCTAAAATCTCTAAAGggcaaaaaattgttcaatgaaAACTTGAGGAGATAATTATACTGTAGCGAAAAACGTTAAAAAGCTGTGGAGAGGCCGCGATTCTGATTGgtgagaaaaggaaaaagaagatgaaatggAGATACAACATGCAAAGGagaagagggggaaaaagaggTAAGAGCCATAAACTAACTTCCTTTGAACTTTACCCGCTACTTCTTTCTGACAAACATTCCTATGGATGCCAAACCCAAAGCTATGATAATTTACAAAATAGTAATTGGA
This window of the Bemisia tabaci chromosome 3, PGI_BMITA_v3 genome carries:
- the LOC109029906 gene encoding uncharacterized protein is translated as MLWIFFLLFFTEFYSKFTLHYLKIARKNIHDYPQKLIFYRRKFGNSRMFIRRFSLARQCGKTSFGFVLQEPKKMGPTILTLFLGLLPALVACDNNTNPVIQDPLGISDELEIVHLYFGQWVSGIAVSSSGRMFSCYPAGFDQDNTNLGNNSVVAVVELTGLETDTPYPNEEMNSPPGGAVDTSGIFPVTFGYTEYFLSVQTVVIDSEDTLWILDTGRCMYGGLLLGSSPGGTKLISVDLNTNSTIRTYTFPTNVALPVSFFSDVTFDLVNQFAYIADLSPEQQNAIVVLNLFDGTSYRVLMNDVSVMIEPGFVPFIYGAPLYQVLYSPSGQIYGYGNIKNGVSGVTLSPDMETLYYSGGGIRFLYCVPTQLLRNNNTPPSEIVSAVRNLGQQGVSGVITADSQGNVYQGNSVNDGIEVYNVTTGYTRNFVHDPRINFISRLIIAADGYLYFTVTQFHLLPSIYQGFGELGKDRRQKPYVAFRIRLPDGATLRGT